A window of Ooceraea biroi isolate clonal line C1 chromosome 9, Obir_v5.4, whole genome shotgun sequence genomic DNA:
TTCTGGGATATCATTTGGCTCTGCTTCGTACGTGGCATTAGATCACAACGGACAGTTGGCACTTTTCTCGCGCGACTGCCGGTCAAAACTATTGAATAGGCAAATGAAAGAAAGCTTCGCGCAGACTCGGCCAAGATCGTGCCATGACGTAGCGAGGACGAATGATAACATCGATCGCGGCATCGACAATAGATCGTGGAATATATCGCGCGCATAATATCGCACAATGACGCGATGTGAACGCGCGACCGTTACCGACTCGTAACCGTCAGTGAAAAACAAACATTGACGATTCATTGACGAATCGCGAACGAAGAATTACTTTCTGTTGAAGAATTTGAAATTGTCATGAAATTCACAagagaaatttgaaatttttaacgaTGCACGtgacgcgatcgcgcgcataatgtcattaaattaaaaagcacttattaaaaacattacttCTCTTGCTCGATCTTACGTTATATCTCGTTTCGAAACAAGGAACGACATCGACTGAGAAATCGATTGTGCGAAGCACGCGCAACTTCAGTTTGAATTGAGAAATCGATTGTACGAAGCGCGGACAACTTTAGTTAATTTACAAGGAAAATGAACAAGTTAAAATCTTGCTTGACGCGGTTATCCCGATGCGAGACTTGTACCACTCGTTATGTTTGAAATCCTGCAGCTGCTCCTCGGTGACTGATAATAGCGATCgtgatgatgataattaaaatgagactCTTTTAGTAagaataattgaattaataattaaattgaaatatacttGAACTAACCTGCGCATACATCTCAGTCTCACCGATACTTTCTTCATACACTGAATTAGATACCATATCTGTTATGATATACTGTATGTAATACAGTGCATACCTGTTCCTTGTTCTGTTTATCGCGAAGCTCTCCAACTGTGCCGTCCTTCTGGTCCAAGTGACTTTTTCCATCATTTTCGCTGCCTCTACTCTCCTCCGAAATGTTCGTGGTAGGCATACCGCTGGTTCCAGCCTCTGTGTAAGGAAACTTATCGTACTCGGCGTTAACGGTGGATTGTGATACCGGCATGGCCACCGTGCAAACGTAAACGTCATTTGCCAGCTTCTTAGCTTCTTCTGTTTCTACATTCGATGGTGTTTTGTTCGATAGAACGGGTCTGGAATTATCAAGTGCTCTCGCCGGCCTTTGCGACGACGTATCCTCGCCATGTGTCGTCGGATTGCCTTCGGATTGCTCGGAAACAACGGACTGACGATGCGAGCAACTCGGAGTCTCAACATTCTCCGTTTTCTCATCTACTTCCGCTTGTGCATCCATTGGTGTGATCGGAAAATTCTTCATCTCTTGCCAAGCTCGCCAAAGCGATGATCTCACAGTTGCGTTCGTCTTGGTTAACGGACGGTTCGAGAAATGGATGCTACCTGAGTATGGATGCGAGTGAGCGATTGAGCGAGCCAGATCCATTGCTTCCTGTTCGTGCCGCAGGTTCCACGGTTTATTTTTGTATGTTTCTAGTAGCTTCCTAACTTTCCACGGGTTCGGACTCCGCAATTCCGCATTTGTTCCCGGACTCGCGCTGCATTTACCCACGTTAGACACCTGTGTTGAATTTCCTGCGGAATATACGAACTTTGGTGTTGCTAGAATCGAAGTAGAAGGCACCGCGGATGATGACTGTGCGACTGGTGACACTTTGTAGTTGATCATTAACTTGGGTGGTCGCAAAACGCACTGTGATGATCTTGGTGAAGCTGGTCGAACTGATGATTGCATGCCATCTGTTTCTGCTTTGGGCGGTGTCACCGAAGCAAAAGTCGATTGCGGTTCTTCGTTGCTTCCCGAGTCAGCTTTCGATGATTTTGAAGAATCAGCTTTCTCACTATGTTCATGCGCGGTAGATGTACTAGCATCGATATTAACATCATCCTTACTCAGCTTCGCTTTCTTTGGAACAGTATTGCTGCCCGTTTCGTCCCGAGCTCTgactttttccattatataccTTTTTCGATCTATGACTGGTGATAcaagtttttcattttttgttttaacatGCAAAACTCCCTCTTCATTCTCCGCACACGTTTGCTTTACCGTTGCCGATGAAGCTGCTTTCACGTCTGTTGAATCCTTTTCTAAAGATTGCTGATTATTGGAACTCTTTGTGCATTTTACAGAGGAAATCTTAACTATTGATAGTCGTcgactttttatatattgtatcacCGGTCTTTTCTTTGGCAATAAGCTCCACAATGTGAGCTCGATGCGGTTTTTCGCATACTGATAACTAAGGAGAATCTTGTAAATCAAATAATAGTCAAAGTGTGGTAAAAGAGTGTATATCTGTTTCGCTTCCTTCTCCAATTCCTCGATATCAAAAAACGTTGAGGGCTTAACACCCTTTTTCAAAGGTTTACTATCAAATGTCTCGTTATCGTTACTACAACAATCCGTAACGCTGGGTGCAACAGTGCATCCTTCCGCATCCTTCTGCTGTTCCTCAAAACTGTTGTTGGCTTTTGCAGGCAAGTCATCATCAGAATCCTTGCTACAACCCGGTTTAGGACTTTCAAACAGCCTGCTTGTCTCATCGGCAACGTCAGTGGAATTATTTTGCATCTCTTCGAGCATCTGAGCCGAATCAAGATTATTATTGGGGTCGTTGTTATTCTCTTCCAAGAACTCCACTTCAGCTGCATCTTGATGATTATTATCAAGTGCTGCTGCTTGGTCAACAATTTCGATAACTTGACTCGGCGATGATGTCACATTGTACATGTCCAAGAGAGAATGCGAAGGTGAAGATCGGGTCACGGTATCGACGACGGAAATATCATCAAAGTTACTAGtctgataataaaaatctgtGTCGTCATCGGAATCCGACGACAGAGCAATCGTATCGCCATGGTCCAAAGAATTCTGCGCATCAAGTTTGGAAACTTCCTCGACGCTCTGATACATCTCAGTATTGTTAGATGCGTCTGCATCAGACGGTCCTGCCTCATCTGAAAACTCGTGGGAACTGGGATCTTGAATATCCATAATCATGTTAATAACGTGCTCGATTCTATTCATGCCCTCCTCGACACTCTCTAGAAGTTCGCATATCACATTCTCATCAACTTCTTGTCCCCGATCTAACAACTGCCTCTTTATTTCTCGAGCGTCTTCTTGGATATTTTCAAACATTGTTAGCAAGATATTGCTAACAAAGTGCAGACTCTTCTAAAACTGTAACACAAAACATGAAAATTGATCTCTTGAGAGACACTTAAATATGGTAATCAAATTTTACAAGGATAAAGTTGCATAAAATCAAATGAAACAAAGTAATTCATGATTTTTCAATGTAACCTTTCTTCACaagcaaatattttgcaaactactttctttttcaaattttcctatGCATAGGCATATTCCTTGATGTGTGGCGTATCGATGGAAAAAAAGTAACTTAAAATCAGttgatttttcttatatttttaaccaAACGTTCAACGTAAGGTAGCCTGTACCCCAGTGTGGGAAGCCCGTGAAAAATGAAAGTATGGAAAGTTAGGGTTAAATCACAGATCTGCTGGTCTGGTGGATGATCTGGTTAAAACATAGTTATTAAATGGTAACGATCAGAGAGTTTGAGCGATCAATGTGTACACATTatctgaatttaatttaatcttgttattttgtaatgattacattaaattaaaaacatttgtcATGATTCCTGAGAGAATCAGTTACATATCCAtgcaaaaaatgaaaaaatcatATTGTCCCAACCAACTGCTTCATGTTCACAAACAATTACGAATACGATAATGACACACGTTATCAAATATCTTTATGAACATCAACTGATATACTTACATTTAACAATCCAGAATCCGcttgtagaaaaatattccttgttcttatttaatcgCGCAATTTCTAATCGTATGAGATTCTAATCTCACGCGGCTCCAAGTTATTATTCGTATACCTGAAAATCCAAACAATGAACGATCGGCGATCAGAAAATATCCTTCAAATGTATCTTGTGCACTGTTACAATCATAAAACAAACTATACGTTCCATTTTCGCAGATGCGACCGACTCGTTCAAGTTAATGTAATTGCATCAGTAAATATGTATTCACGtagtatttacaataaaaatatataaaatacgtaCATGTAGAAATAGACTGACGATGTTTCTCTCATCGGGAATCATCTGTTTTTCGCAAAGAACACAGAAGTATATGGTTATGCTGGATTTCCACTACCCTATCCGACACATGACTGACGAGTGACGACACTATCCAATAGAAAACTATATTTTCTAGGATCTTGGTAAttgacattattattactagaATGCCTAGAATGTGGTACAGAGACATCTGGTGGTATTCGGGCAAAACTCATAGGACTCCCGCACACAGGAAGCGGCACTGCGGCGGCCAATCACCGTCTTGCTTTTCTGATGAAGGCGGAAGTTGAGGCAGTAGTAATTGAATGTTCGTTTTTCCGAAAATAATGGAAAACAAAAACTTGGATTCGCAACATTCGAAAAACTGAGAATGTAAATATGTATCTTTACGTTGGCGACGTTGTCGGTTgtatcgaaaaaaagaaagaacaagaAACAAATCCAGACTGAGTCAGTAGTCACAGTTTGTGGAAATACTGCTCATGGATGGAATATTCATTAACGTTTATTTATTGACAGTTATACAATGGAAATGTGCtgtgaaataaaagtttattcaCCAGAACTTGCTCTTCAATCAATTTATTCGTatctaattatgtatataaattaatcagGCCTCTTATCATAAcatatcaataaattatgcGTTTTCCCACCAAGTGAGTAAACCCAGACCCGGCTCGTCAATTGATCCCTGCAAACGCAATATTATAACGTTAAAATCAAGATTTTCCAatgaatgcaataaaaatataagaattctttaatttcattaaaaattactgcATTATtctgagaaataaatttaaatttaaatcaatataattcTGCAAAGCGTGCTTACATGTAAAACATACGGAGCAATAGTATTTGCCTCTGACGTCTCGCCAGTTGCGTCGTGAGATACGTTGGATGCTGGTGGCAATACCTCCGTAAAGATCTCCTTCACTACCCTAAATCGTATAACTTCCCCTAAAGTTTGATATCTTAATTTTATGACTTATGTTTAGGTTTaggctattttaataattttgcatgcaTGCAAGACACGCACCTGCGTCCATGAAGAGATCATGAGTCTCCCCGTCTTCGGTCTTGTATATCCAGACCCATGCCTGCTCCATTTGGTCGAAACGCGACGGATGTTGCAACTTGTGGGGTGGTATGACGATGTCTTCGAAGAATCCTAATGTGACTGCAATGAGAATGCAAGGAATGATGATGACAAGCTTAATCCCCTTGACGAAACATTGAACTGAGTCTGATTATTGTACCATGTACACCTTCCGGACTGCAACTGCGGATTTTTCCTATCAGTATTTCCTCTATCCAAGGACGAAATACAATATATCTGAACGATACTGTCGTGTGGGACGCTCCATCCCGCGGGAAGATAAACGACTCCTCAATCTTTGTAATCTCAAACAGCGTAATGCAAAGACCTACATTCTGGTAAACctgaaattcatattttattagttaTCAGTAAATTCATGTAGGCAACTccgataaatatttgttaaaagatGACTTACTTTATTGGCGAGCTTCTTGTTCAGTTTGTCGGCGATAACGTCATTTAATTTGCACTTGAAACTGTACGGTGGTATCCTCACTGTATCCTTTAATTCGACGAGCACAAACATCTTCTAACCTCACAATCGGTCACGTTACTGCActcaagaattaataaaatattttcacgtcCCACAATAATTGCGTACTCGTCAGAAAAGTGTGTCTATTCTATTAAACATTTTCTGTACTCtctgtaatttttaaataacttatacgttacatgtacatgaaaatatttatcgaatgTTTATTGTGAGACTCACGAGTGAGCCTTGTTTAGTTGCAtgcacgatgctagaaatcgatCCGAGAATTGTCTAGCCAATTCACTTGTAGCTTTTATGGAAAACCTAATGATTAATGAACAATAGCGCATAACAAAactttaaatgcaaaattgtaataaaatatataaatataattttgtttataatattatgcaatattatcCCAGTTGAGAATAGTATACAGAGAACAACAAGAGCGAAAATAAcagtaatttttatcttaactTTTTGAGTTACTTTTCctttaagtaatttttaacgtaaatttaattaactttaaattTAACCTAGTTAAAGAAAAACTGTAGTTTACCCAACTCTGCTAATAAGTAACATTAATAAGTACCaggataataatataacaatatttttgcaacataTTCGAAAGAATATTTTGCTGTATGTCTCCGACGAATGCCAAAgcatatatgtttttattatattcaaaataaaagatataacatgagttttattaaaagtgtttgttttattaaaaacatggcaaattaattttcttaatagtATCTACTCGAGGTCCTTTTCATCTTTTCTGAAGAAATAGTTTATATGTACGTCGTACATTGAAATCGTATATCTCCGAGAATTGTTTATATTTCCTGAAATTGCGAATGGCCAGCTCTTAGTTCCAACATTCTACGCTACGTTGCGCAAACGTACTCTCCGTTCTCGCATTCAAAAGTCTAACATGGACAGTATAAAAGGGCTCGAACGACGGCGGAACGCATACTTACCTGGCGTAGAGGTTACCGTGATCATGAAGGCGGTTCCTCCAGGGCGAGGCTCTTCCATTGCACTACGGTTGAGCTGACCCTTGCGAATATCCCTAATGTGGATATCTCGGACGTATAATTTTTGGTAGTCGGGACTGCGTTCGCGCTATCccggataataaaataacaaacataaaattttcggAGGTCTAATGCATAGGTTAGGTTTCTCGAGGAAAACTTTTCACGATAAAATTAATGCTTTCGACATTATTGTTAAACGTCGATTTTTCTTCATAAcctaaattttcatttaattttacagcATAATACACACGTGGTAGACTACggttaaaagtttaattaccTTGGATCAAAAATCGAGTATCTTGTCAACTCGAGTAAGTCTCGACAGATTGTCTTCGACAAATAATGCAAGCGTGCAAAGTgattaacatattaaaatatattatatcagcATCCACATTTCTTTCTCGTATGTGctgtattattgtaaatacgtAGCCAAACGTAACAGCCATCTGTTCAACACGAACAGCTGTTGCTGACTTTCCTTGCGTGTAAACGAAATTACTTATTAACCATAGTTGTTATTGAACTGGATTAACAATGGGTGCTTTCGAGGAAAGAACATTGTACCACACAAAGGCATTTTATTAGTTATATCTTTGAATGTATCTAAGTGCAGGAACCAATCACCGAGCGCTCGCTGATCTGCTTTGTCCAAACGCAGCCAATGCCAACTGTACTACAGCATATTTGCACACGCGCACTCTGCCGATCTATCTCGAGGGGAAGGAGACACACCTATATATATGTGGGGTTACGTCTTTCTACGAGTCACAAGTAGTTGGAGTTGGAGTAGTGTAGGAACGCCGAGAGGAGTGTGAAGGTAGTAATTGGAATAGCGGCTGTTATTTACTGTGTTACGTTGGCCGCAGAAGGTTAAGAGCGAGAAACATTTCTCTTTTCAAGATCTCAGCGGAGTGACATAAAACGCAcgacgacgagagagagagagaagaaaggaagcAAGAGTGAAACTGTACGCGTATTCCGGAGTATACGTGCTAGTGCGACAAATCTCGCGAGACGCGTGCAGTTGGCGTCGCGAGGTTGAATCCTTCGATCAATTCAGGGACGGAAGTGCGCAGGAATACGCTCGAGAACGAGGAGGCCAACGAGAGCAGCCTAGCAAACGGCCCAGTGGATCAGCCATTGGCGTAACGATCGTCCACGGCCGTGAGGAAGACGAACAAACGTCTCTCGTGTCGGCCATCTTTGCAAAGGGAAGTTGCCGTGTCGGGGAAGCGCGAGCTGAGCTCTACGTGCGTTCTCTGTGTGAGGAGAGGGATCTGTGCGCacgcgagagagcgaaagagagagagggagcgagagCAAGCGAGAAAGCGTGTGTACGGAAAGGGGAAGAGGAGAGGCCGAGGGCGAGAAACGACGTTTGCTGCGTGCTAACGGTGGCTAACGGTCACCGGATGTGGTCGAATTTGCTAGGTACATGCACTGGCAGGACCGCGAGAGCCGAAAAGCTCGAGGAGGCGAGGTAGCATCACGCTAAACGGGGTTCCCGAGGTGTCTCGTTGTGCCGTGTCAGTTTCACCGCCGCTTCATCGTCATTGTCGTTGTCATCCCCACCACTGCTCTGCCCTGGATATCCGTGATTACTGCGCAGTTGGGAACATCGCCGAGCACGTAGAACGCCGCGGTAGGAAGGGATCGTCTCCGAGAGGCGGACAGCTTGCAAACATTATCGGTAAAAATAAATGCACTAGATTTTTCCGGCTCCTTTCTTTGTCGCGTCTCTTTCTCGGATATGTATCCTGTATATTCGTATTCCTTTATTGCTCGGCAATAAGCATCGCCGAGCAATAAAGGaacgtttcttcttttcaaggaaatccttttcttttttttttaattcattcttGGAATCACCGATTCTTCTGATCTCAAATTGGTATTCGAATTATCTGgtattcttatttattgtattttgataattatttgttacttaTTTAAGCCTACTTATCTCAACAAGAGCCAAAAACGGAACATTAGTCATTCATGGAATAAGCATTCAGATAATGAGAGCTTGTTTGTAAAACATTCTTTCAAACATTTGATTATTCCGCTTATCGCAAGTTTTCCTGTAAATATAGAGACAGTTGATAACAACGTTGTAATAGAGCACAAATATTCCTTTGTGACGTATGGATATGACTgacgaaatttataaattgttgtattataataagaagaaaaaaagaaaaggagagagagaagtaagAAGAGAAATGTAAAAGCTATTAAACCGTTTTCAGACCGATGGGTCGGTGGTTGGTCTCGTGAAgagggagaacgagagaaagaatcgTAGCAGAAGCTGACACGAGCAgtaagaggagagagaaagaaagatccGAGCCATGACGAACTCAGCGCCCAAGCTCGGCAACGCCAGAGTGGACCGGCAGGCGTCGCCAAAGGTCAGCTACCAGCATCAGCACAATCATCAGCAGAAAAATCACAATCGCTCCAGCAGCAAATCATCGCCGTTCCAATACAAGAACGGTCGCCACGCGATTGCGGCAACGGGAAAGACTCCGAAAGACGGTCGGCAGAGCTGCAGCCCATACAGCTCTTCGTCGAAGAGCGCGAGGAACTCGCCGCAGcatcaacagcagcagca
This region includes:
- the LOC105279627 gene encoding E3 ubiquitin-protein ligase RNF216 isoform X1; the encoded protein is MFENIQEDAREIKRQLLDRGQEVDENVICELLESVEEGMNRIEHVINMIMDIQDPSSHEFSDEAGPSDADASNNTEMYQSVEEVSKLDAQNSLDHGDTIALSSDSDDDTDFYYQTSNFDDISVVDTVTRSSPSHSLLDMYNVTSSPSQVIEIVDQAAALDNNHQDAAEVEFLEENNNDPNNNLDSAQMLEEMQNNSTDVADETSRLFESPKPGCSKDSDDDLPAKANNSFEEQQKDAEGCTVAPSVTDCCSNDNETFDSKPLKKGVKPSTFFDIEELEKEAKQIYTLLPHFDYYLIYKILLSYQYAKNRIELTLWSLLPKKRPVIQYIKSRRLSIVKISSVKCTKSSNNQQSLEKDSTDVKAASSATVKQTCAENEEGVLHVKTKNEKLVSPVIDRKRYIMEKVRARDETGSNTVPKKAKLSKDDVNIDASTSTAHEHSEKADSSKSSKADSGSNEEPQSTFASVTPPKAETDGMQSSVRPASPRSSQCVLRPPKLMINYKVSPVAQSSSAVPSTSILATPKFVYSAGNSTQVSNVGKCSASPGTNAELRSPNPWKVRKLLETYKNKPWNLRHEQEAMDLARSIAHSHPYSGSIHFSNRPLTKTNATVRSSLWRAWQEMKNFPITPMDAQAEVDEKTENVETPSCSHRQSVVSEQSEGNPTTHGEDTSSQRPARALDNSRPVLSNKTPSNVETEEAKKLANDVYVCTVAMPVSQSTVNAEYDKFPYTEAGTSGMPTTNISEESRGSENDGKSHLDQKDGTVGELRDKQNKEQETILLNEKALKIYYKLIPMFPCISTDYIKRLCQQHVKDDGQVLNEAMLLQYLAEQLLDFGQQHPLIIKKPKPEPEDTYDVNEQYADLLGIFPEADPVYLRQIAENNDPEKIKEFVQSQLEKPNYPTREQYLAKKKITEQQKRYTTDFQVQQFLQIFPDPFSYFEDDKRQCQFHPHAVDFLKHHFNKIRVNTLLKLYSDYKHNLSLTAKNLEKLTPNMKTKRYPLYNQLLTADIPLLQECAFIQHKAEFRKHLAELKAKEEKEFNELKAKNELFECQCCYDNECMPSKCSTCEDGHIFCNSCIVRSTDVVLGDGKTQVDCLINCGCGFPLSVLQRVLLPTKFSILLRKRQEAEVMAAGLDGLVSCPFCHFASIPPAEDKVFKCLNPDCMKESCRLCKELNHIPLKCNEAKSDAARLYLEEKMTEALIRKCYRCGKTFFKEEGCNKMTCVCGAQMCYICDKPVTNYEHFRGQGASPSNSKLCPLWSDDRRMNAESVIKVCQETMKHIKEKNPNVDINVGALLPKLPPKSRGPHEDVPHINALPVRIPMRADRIARQIP
- the LOC105279627 gene encoding E3 ubiquitin-protein ligase RNF216 isoform X2 → MFENIQEDAREIKRQLLDRGQEVDENVICELLESVEEGMNRIEHVINMIMDIQDPSSHEFSDEAGPSDADASNNTEMYQSVEEVSKLDAQNSLDHGDTIALSSDSDDDTDFYYQTSNFDDISVVDTVTRSSPSHSLLDMYNVTSSPSQVIEIVDQAAALDNNHQDAAEVEFLEENNNDPNNNLDSAQMLEEMQNNSTDVADETSRLFESPKPGCSKDSDDDLPAKANNSFEEQQKDAEGCTVAPSVTDCCSNDNETFDSKPLKKGVKPSTFFDIEELEKEAKQIYTLLPHFDYYLIYKILLSYQYAKNRIELTLWSLLPKKRPVIQYIKSRRLSIVKISSVKCTKSSNNQQSLEKDSTDVKAASSATVKQTCAENEEGVLHVKTKNEKLVSPVIDRKRYIMEKVRARDETGSNTVPKKAKLSKDDVNIDASTSTAHEHSEKADSSKSSKADSGSNEEPQSTFASVTPPKAETDGMQSSVRPASPRSSQCVLRPPKLMINYKVSPVAQSSSAVPSTSILATPKFVYSAGNSTQVSNVGKCSASPGTNAELRSPNPWKVRKLLETYKNKPWNLRHEQEAMDLARSIAHSHPYSGSIHFSNRPLTKTNATVRSSLWRAWQEMKNFPITPMDAQAEVDEKTENVETPSCSHRQSVVSEQSEGNPTTHGEDTSSQRPARALDNSRPVLSNKTPSNVETEEAKKLANDVYVCTVAMPVSQSTVNAEYDKFPYTEAGTSGMPTTNISEESRGSENDGKSHLDQKDGTVGELRDKQNKEQETILLNEKALKIYYKLIPMFPCISTDYIKRLCQQHVKDDGQVLNEAMLLQYLAEQLLDFGQQHPLIIKKPKPEPEDTYDVNEQYADLLGIFPEADPVYLRQIAENNDPEKIKEFVQSQLEKPNYPTREQYLAKKKITEQQKRYTTDFQVQQFLQIFPDPFSYFEDDKRQCQFHPHAVDFLKHHFNKIRVNTLLKLYSDYKHNLSLTAKNLEKLTPNMKTKRYPLYNQLLTADIPLLQECAFIQHKAEFRKHLAELKAKEEKEFNELKAKNELFECQCCYDNECMPSKCSTCEDGHIFCNSCIVRSTDVVLGDGKTQVDCLINCGCGFPLSVLQRVLLPTKFSILLRKRQEAEVMAAGLDGLVSCPFCHFASIPPAEDKVFKCLNPDCMKESCRLCKELNHIPLKCNEAKSDAARLYLEEKMTEALIRKCYRCGKTFFKEEGCNKMTCVCGAQMCYICDKPVTNYEHFRGQGASPSNSKLCPLWSDDRRMNAESVIKVCQETMKHIKEKNPNVDINVGALLPKLPPKSRGPHEDVPHINALPMRADRIARQIP
- the LOC105279626 gene encoding DNA-directed RNA polymerase III subunit RPC8; translation: MFVLVELKDTVRIPPYSFKCKLNDVIADKLNKKLANKVYQNVGLCITLFEITKIEESFIFPRDGASHTTVSFRYIVFRPWIEEILIGKIRSCSPEGVHVTLGFFEDIVIPPHKLQHPSRFDQMEQAWVWIYKTEDGETHDLFMDAGEVIRFRVVKEIFTEVLPPASNVSHDATGETSEANTIAPYVLHGSIDEPGLGLLTWWENA
- the LOC105279623 gene encoding proline-rich nuclear receptor coactivator 2 — encoded protein: MTNSAPKLGNARVDRQASPKVSYQHQHNHQQKNHNRSSSKSSPFQYKNGRHAIAATGKTPKDGRQSCSPYSSSSKSARNSPQHQQQQQQQQQPQPQPQPQLRSEHHRSPSSSPTNNSFYAGAKFSETPSPASVPKPPSRWTNTTCELMSSCHQMNREYTKQLRIVLNVQT